The Chengkuizengella sediminis DNA window ATGTTGAAGCATGTAACCTACTCTATTTGAAGGACCTGATATTTTTTGATTAAAAATTGACACGCTGCCCTGAGAAGGTTTAATTAAACCTGCCAAAATGGATAAAATCGTTGTTTTCCCACAACCACTAGGACCCACAAAACTTACAAACTCCCCTGGTTCAATTGATAGGTCAATATTTTCAATTGCTAAAAGTGCCTGTTGTTCAGAAACATACACATGTGAGACATCAGTTAAATTTACAGCGTGTTTCATTCTTCTCATCCCTCTATTACTCTTGATTGTCAATTGCATTTTTAGCAAAAGAATTATTAACTAAAATTTGATGTGATGCTCTATCTTCAAGTTCCCCAGCTTCTATCATGACATCTAATAAGTTATTCCATTCATCTTCATCTACAATTGGATCTGTAGCATATGATCCTTGAACCCTATAACGATCAATGACTAATTCAATGATTTCCTCATCTATATCTTCAAAATATGGGGAGATTGCAGTTCTAATTTGTTCTATACTACTATTTTCCACCCACTTTTGAGCCCTATGAATTGCGTTCGTATATTTTTGTATTGCATCCTTGTTGTTTTTAATAAAACTATTCTTACTCATATAAACCGTATAAGGTAAATGTCCACTTTCGATACCAAAAGAAGCAACGACATATCCGATTCCTTCTTGTTCAAAAACGGTGGCAGTTGGTTCAAATAATTGAACAAAATCACCTGTTCCAGATGCAAATGCAGAAGCGATGTTAGCGAATTCAATGTTTTGAATTAACTCCATGTCATTGTGAGGATCTATACCTTGTTTCTTGAGGGTGAATTCTCCTGCCATTTGAGGCATACCACCTATGCGTTGCCCTAAAAATGTATTCCCTTTAAGTAATTCCCAATCAAAGGAAGTGATCTCTTTCCTAGAAACTAAAAAGCTCCCATCCGTTTGCGTTAACTGGGCAAAATTTATCACAGGGTCATCTGCACCTTGTTGATATACATATATCGAGGTTTCAGAACCTACAAGAGCAATGTCTATCCCACCAGCAAGCAGAGTTGTCATCGTTTTATCTCCACCCCATGTTGTTGCAAGTTCAACTTCAAGTCCTTCCTCTTCAAAAAAACCTTGTGAAAGTGCAACATATTGAGGCGCATAAAAAATAGACCTTGTCACTTCTCCAACTCGCAGAGTAGTTACTTCCTTATCTTCTTTACTACATGCAGTTAATATCGTTAAAAAAAACAACGAAAAAATAATCATAAAAACAA harbors:
- a CDS encoding ABC transporter substrate-binding protein, whose product is MIIFSLFFLTILTACSKEDKEVTTLRVGEVTRSIFYAPQYVALSQGFFEEEGLEVELATTWGGDKTMTTLLAGGIDIALVGSETSIYVYQQGADDPVINFAQLTQTDGSFLVSRKEITSFDWELLKGNTFLGQRIGGMPQMAGEFTLKKQGIDPHNDMELIQNIEFANIASAFASGTGDFVQLFEPTATVFEQEGIGYVVASFGIESGHLPYTVYMSKNSFIKNNKDAIQKYTNAIHRAQKWVENSSIEQIRTAISPYFEDIDEEIIELVIDRYRVQGSYATDPIVDEDEWNNLLDVMIEAGELEDRASHQILVNNSFAKNAIDNQE